The Sphingopyxis sp. BE259 nucleotide sequence CAGCTCACGCGTCGGTGCGAGGATCAGCGAGCGCGGCATGCGCGCGCGGGCGCGGCCATGGGCCAGGATGTCGATCATCGGCAGCACGAACGACGCGGTCTTGCCGGTCCCCGTCTGGGCGATGCCGATAATGTCGCGCATCATCAGGACCGACGGGATGACGCCGGCCTGAATCGGGGTCGCTTCGTCATAGCCCGACTCGTCGATGGCGCGCAAAAGTTCGTCGGAGAGGCCGATGTCGGCAAATTTCATAAGATCATCATGTCCGGAAATAGAGGTGACGCTCAGCCTTCCACGCAGGCGGCGCTGCGCGGGCCTTGGGCAAATAGCGATGAAAAGTCAAGAAATGGCGACGAAAAGCGCGACCGAAGGCCTAATCGTCGTCGCGAACCGGAATCATCAGGCGAAACTTGTCGATCTCGCACTTGGCGCCGGTGCGGGCGTGGATTTCGTCGCGGTCCTCGCAAAGCTGTCCATCTTTGCTGCCCTGCATGTAAAAGCCGGCGTAAAAGTCCAGCGCCCGGCACCCGCGATTGAGCTGAGCACGCAGCCGCTGTTTCTGCCGCGTAAGGATGTCGATACTGTCGCGCTGGACCGCCTGCATCCCCATGATATTACGCATTGCGACGCATTTTGGCGCCTTTTTCTCTTTCCAGACGATCGGAATTTCGGTGGCCCGCCGCGACGGCGATGGACCAGCGGCAAAATTGTTGAGCTGCGATCGCTGGGCGGGAACGCGGATGATCAGTTGCTGTTCGATCACCACCTGCCAGAACGACGTAATCTGTTCGGGGGTCGGCGCGGTGATCGCGACCAGCGGCTCGGGCGCCGCAACCGGCGGCACCGCGTCGGCAACGGGCGCCGCTGCGGCAAACCACAGGACCGCTGCGGTCAGCACAACAGCGCTGCCGCTCCTTCGGCGTCCTGACGATAATTGCTGCCCACCCGTCGCTCCTGTGTCCAAACGCGCTGGACGAAATCATGCTATTCATCCAACGCTCGCTTTAACAGCCATGATTGAACATCAAATGAACTATAATTGCGTCCGCGTCGCCGCCCAGCCTCAACAATTCCGGAGTCAGGCGGCATGACATCCGCGCCATCGCCTGCGTTGCTCGATGCGTTGGCCCAATTGCTGGGGCCAAAGGGTTATACCGCCGACACCGACGTGATGGCACCATGGCTGACCGACTGGCGCGGCAAATACACGGGATACAGCGCAGCGATGCTGTCGCCTGCCTCGACCGCCGAGGTCGCAGCGGTCATTCGCCTCTGCGCTGACGAACAGGTGGCGCTGGTCCCGCAGGGCGGCAACAGCGGCATGGTGGGCGGCGCGACGCCCGACACGAGCGGCGACCAACTGCTGCTCAGCCTGCGCCGCATGAACCGGGTGCGCAGTGTCGATACCACGGCGCGGATTGCGGTGGCCGAGGCGGGGGTAATCCTCGAAACCCTCCATCTCGAAGCGCTGGCGCACGGCCTGCGTTTCCCGCTGACCCTCGGCGGCAAGGGATCGGCGACGATCGGCGGCTTGGTATCGACCAACGCCGGCGGCACCCAGGTACTACGCCACGGCACCATGCGCGCGCTGGTCGCCGGGATCGAAGCAGTGCTCCCCGACGGCAGCATCTTCGACGGCCTCGCACCGCTCAAGAAAGACAATCGCGGCTACGACCTGCGCCACCTGCTGTGCGGGGCCGAAGGGACATTGGGCATCGTCACCGCCGCCAGCCTGCATCTGGTCCCCGTCGCGACGGCGCGGCGCACCGCATGGATCGCGATCGATTCGCCGGACAACGCCTTGCTCCTGCTTCGCCGCCTCGACGCCAGCATCGGGCGCGAACTGGAAGGGTTCGAGATCATCCCGCACGCTTGCCTTGCGGCGGTGCTACGGCATATCCCCCAAACCCGCGCCCCGATCGCGGCGGCTTATCCCTGGTATGTGCTGGCTGAAATGGCAGGCGAGGACGAGGCATTGCTGGGTCCAGCCTTGGAGCGAGAATTGGCCGCGGCGCTCGACGCCGGATTGATCCGCGATGTCGTGATCGCCAAGAATGATCGCGAGAGCGAGGATTTCTGGCGTCTGCGCGACTCCATTTCAGAAGCCGAGCGCGCCGAGGGACCCGCGTTGCAGCATGACGTCAGCGTCCCCGTCGATCTGATGCCCACCTTCATCGCCAACAATCCGGACCGGCTGGCACAGGCCTTTCCCGGCGTGCGCGCATTGTCATTCGGGCATCTGGGCGACGGCAATGTCCACCACCACGTCCAGCCGCCCGTCGGCGCCGACGGAGCGGCGTGGCTCGCCCAATATGGCGCCGCGGTCAGTCGGTTGGTCTATTCGCATGTCATTGACCTTGGCGGATCAATATCCGCCGAACATGGCATCGGCCAGATGAAACGCGACATCCTGGCCGAACTCGACAGCCCGGCGCGGCTGGCGGCGCTGCGCGGGATCAAGGCCGGGCTCGATCCGGCGGGCATCTTCAACCCCGGCAAGCTGATCGACTGACGCTTTGGCCTTTCCGCACCATCGCCCCCTTGCGCGGCGGGTCGCGGGTCAATAAGGCGCGCTGTTATCTTTTTCGTCCCGGCTGGTCGGGGCGACCTACCGGAGTTTTATCATGGCCACTGCGCCCGCCCCTGCCAACCTGCCGCTGTTCTATAAGGACCTCGTGCCGCTTTCGAGCGTCGATCACGCCGATTTCCACGCGCGGCCGCTGGACAACGCCGATTTCCTGATCAACCAGCATGCGATCCCGCTGACGTCGGACGAGTTCGTGTCGGCGTGCCGCTTTTTCCCGATCGTGTTTTCGGCCGGCGACAATCCGGTGCCGCTTGCGCTGATGGGCCTGAACGAAGGCGTGAACACCTTCGTCGATGACAATGGCAAACTGGTCAATCCGGTCTATGTTCCCGCCTACATCCGCCGTTATCCGTTTCTGCTCGCCAAGCTCCAGCCGAATTCCGACGAACTGTCGCTGTGTTTCGACCCGACGTCGAGCGCGATCGGCAAGTTCGACGAAGGTGATGCGCTGTTCGACAATGGCCAGCCCACGGCGCCGGTTCAGGCGGTCCTCGAATTCTGCAAAAATTTCGAAGAAGCCGGTCAGCGCACCGGGATGTTGGTTGACGAGTTGAAAAAGGCCGACCTGCTCATGGACGGCGAAGTCAGCATCCAGCAGGAAGGCAGCGACAAGCCCTATATCTATCGCGGCTTCCAGATGGTGGACGAGAACAAGCTGCGCGAGCTGCGCGGCGATGTGCTGCGCAAGCTGATGCAGAACGGCATCCTCGGCCTGATCTTTGCCCACCTCTTCTCGCTGCAATTGATGCGCGAAGTCTTTGCCGAACAGGTCAAAGCTGGCAAGGTGCCCGAAATCCAGGAAGTTCCCGCGATCTGAGGAGCATGAAACCGATGGCCACCTTGGCAGACCCCGCCGACACAGTCGGCCCGCGTTATACCAAGGTGGCCATCTGGCTTCACTGGCTGATCGGCTTGGCGGTCATCGCCAATATCGGCCTCGCCATGCTGACCGAGGACATGCCGCGCGAAACCCATCGGGCTGCGATGGATATTCACAAGGCGCTCGGTATCACGATCCTGGCGTTGACGATCGTCCGGATCCTGTGGCGAGTGGGTCACAAGCCGCCGCCGTTGCCCGCGGCGACGCCCGCGTGGCAGCGCCCGCTCAGCAAGATCGTGCATTTCCTCTTCTACGCGCTGCTGATCTTGCTGCCGCTGTCGGGGTGGGTATGGATGTCGGCGGCGGGGCGGCCCATCGACTTTTTCGGGCTGGCGACAATCCCGACGATCGCCCAGCCAGACGAGGGTCTGGCCGATGCGATGCACGACCGGCACGAGATGCTTGGCCTGGCCATGCTGGCGCTTGCCGCAATCCATATTCTTGCCGCACTGAAGCATCAATTTATCGACCGGACCGGGCTGATCGGGCGGATGAATCCTTTTTGACGCGATCGCCGATCGCAGCGTCAAAAATCGACCGCGATGCCCTTCAGCTCCCAGTCGCCGTAGCGCACTGGATTTCGCCCCCCGGGTTGTTCCTCGGCCTTTTCCTCGCGGATCGGCGCTGGCGGTGGTACCGGACTGGTGGTCCAGTCGGCAGGCGCCTTCACATGCGCCGGACGCTTCACCGCTCGTGGCGTTCCGCCAATCGTTTCCGTTTCACTGCGCTCGGTCATGGTGCAGCCACTATAGGATTTTTCATGCCTCACGCCAACCGCGTCGAACATCATCATGGTTGATCGCCCCCGGCGCCCCAAACAGCGCGCGCAGAACGAACCCGACCCGCCCGGCACTGCGCCGCGCCGCGCCGCGTTGCGGCTGGTCGATGCGGTCCTGCGTCGCGGTGACCCGCTCGATGTGGCGATGCACGCCGCCGCCCAGGGGCTGACCGGTCCTGACCGCGCCTTTGCCGTCGCCATCGCGTCCGAGACCCTGCGCTGGATGGTCGACATCGACGCGCTGATCGATAGTGCGACGGCGCAGATTCTGCCCGACGACGTCAAATCGCGGGCTGTCTTGCGGATCGCGCTGGCGCAGTTGCTCGTCCTCAAAAGCCCCGCGCACGCCGTGGTCGCGACCGCGTTGCCGCTCGTCGCCGGCGGCCCGCGGAGGCTGGTTCACGCGATCCTGTCGCGCGCGCAGCAGGACGAATGGCGGCTGCCCGAGCGCGCCACCCTGCCCCTGCCCACCGCCGAACGATGGGCTGAGCAATGGGGTCTGCCGACGGTCGAAGCTGCGGAAGCCGCGTGGAGCGCGCCGCCGCCGATCGACCTCAGCTTCGCCGCCGAACCGGGTGCAGAGGAATGGCCCGAAGCCATCGCGCTTGCACCGCGCCATCGGCGCCTGCCGCGCGGGCAAGCGGTTGAAGCAATGCCGGGCTATAACGAAGGCGGCTGGTGGATCC carries:
- a CDS encoding FAD-binding oxidoreductase; this translates as MTSAPSPALLDALAQLLGPKGYTADTDVMAPWLTDWRGKYTGYSAAMLSPASTAEVAAVIRLCADEQVALVPQGGNSGMVGGATPDTSGDQLLLSLRRMNRVRSVDTTARIAVAEAGVILETLHLEALAHGLRFPLTLGGKGSATIGGLVSTNAGGTQVLRHGTMRALVAGIEAVLPDGSIFDGLAPLKKDNRGYDLRHLLCGAEGTLGIVTAASLHLVPVATARRTAWIAIDSPDNALLLLRRLDASIGRELEGFEIIPHACLAAVLRHIPQTRAPIAAAYPWYVLAEMAGEDEALLGPALERELAAALDAGLIRDVVIAKNDRESEDFWRLRDSISEAERAEGPALQHDVSVPVDLMPTFIANNPDRLAQAFPGVRALSFGHLGDGNVHHHVQPPVGADGAAWLAQYGAAVSRLVYSHVIDLGGSISAEHGIGQMKRDILAELDSPARLAALRGIKAGLDPAGIFNPGKLID
- a CDS encoding SapC family protein: MATAPAPANLPLFYKDLVPLSSVDHADFHARPLDNADFLINQHAIPLTSDEFVSACRFFPIVFSAGDNPVPLALMGLNEGVNTFVDDNGKLVNPVYVPAYIRRYPFLLAKLQPNSDELSLCFDPTSSAIGKFDEGDALFDNGQPTAPVQAVLEFCKNFEEAGQRTGMLVDELKKADLLMDGEVSIQQEGSDKPYIYRGFQMVDENKLRELRGDVLRKLMQNGILGLIFAHLFSLQLMREVFAEQVKAGKVPEIQEVPAI
- a CDS encoding cytochrome b — translated: MATLADPADTVGPRYTKVAIWLHWLIGLAVIANIGLAMLTEDMPRETHRAAMDIHKALGITILALTIVRILWRVGHKPPPLPAATPAWQRPLSKIVHFLFYALLILLPLSGWVWMSAAGRPIDFFGLATIPTIAQPDEGLADAMHDRHEMLGLAMLALAAIHILAALKHQFIDRTGLIGRMNPF
- a CDS encoding DUF1674 domain-containing protein; translation: MMMFDAVGVRHEKSYSGCTMTERSETETIGGTPRAVKRPAHVKAPADWTTSPVPPPAPIREEKAEEQPGGRNPVRYGDWELKGIAVDF
- a CDS encoding RsmB/NOP family class I SAM-dependent RNA methyltransferase → MVDRPRRPKQRAQNEPDPPGTAPRRAALRLVDAVLRRGDPLDVAMHAAAQGLTGPDRAFAVAIASETLRWMVDIDALIDSATAQILPDDVKSRAVLRIALAQLLVLKSPAHAVVATALPLVAGGPRRLVHAILSRAQQDEWRLPERATLPLPTAERWAEQWGLPTVEAAEAAWSAPPPIDLSFAAEPGAEEWPEAIALAPRHRRLPRGQAVEAMPGYNEGGWWIQDLAASLPARLLGPGEGRSALDLCAAPGGKTMQLAAAGWQVVAVDSSAKRLERLGANMARTSLAADIVQADIRSWTPAAPADAVLLDAPCSATGIFRRHPDVLHRIESRQIDDMAVLQRELLTRAARWVKPGGTLIYATCSLERSEGEDQIAAFLNQHAAWTVDPVRGDELPAAIAPDSDGFVRTLPGVLRDAGGLDGFFIARLRAPTG